A stretch of the Desulfatibacillum aliphaticivorans DSM 15576 genome encodes the following:
- a CDS encoding type I restriction enzyme HsdR N-terminal domain-containing protein, which yields MSNSDKEMPYIIDKVTGNLAPHIGAEDNRQKAEELLLGEKGFSAADISVDHPVSVEVNGQDYASALDLLVFVDGKPVMVIKCAAGSLDSRQKEVIAAARVCIDPIPPIAASTDGSEWLLWDVKSGKQMGRGADSVPDKSRAGDILAAYTPEPLEGKALMRERLIFRSYDMDNVNVARKAY from the coding sequence ATGAGTAACTCAGATAAAGAGATGCCTTATATCATCGACAAGGTGACGGGAAATCTGGCGCCCCATATAGGCGCAGAGGATAATCGCCAAAAGGCCGAGGAGCTTCTTTTGGGGGAAAAAGGCTTTTCTGCGGCCGACATTTCCGTGGACCACCCTGTATCCGTGGAAGTGAATGGACAGGATTATGCCTCCGCCTTGGACCTCTTAGTCTTTGTGGACGGCAAACCTGTGATGGTGATCAAATGCGCGGCGGGCTCTTTGGACTCCCGGCAGAAGGAAGTGATCGCCGCGGCCCGGGTATGCATAGATCCCATTCCGCCCATAGCCGCTTCTACAGACGGGAGCGAATGGCTGTTGTGGGACGTGAAATCCGGAAAGCAGATGGGGCGGGGCGCAGATTCGGTCCCGGACAAAAGCCGGGCTGGGGATATTTTAGCCGCCTACACTCCCGAGCCCCTGGAGGGCAAGGCCCTTATGCGGGAGCGCCTGATATTCAGATCCTACGACATGGACAACGTCAATGTCGCCCGTAAGGCATACTAA
- the nadD gene encoding nicotinate-nucleotide adenylyltransferase — translation MRLGIYGGTFDPIHIGHLRMAVEVQEKFSLDKVVLIPCNTPPHKENGAAASARDRLAMVRMAVEGRAGLEASDMEIRQGGPSYTVATLEALQSPDKEIFFILGLDAFLEIHTWKEYERLFSLAHFIVLARPWQGGRAEMFHVEQYIRENLPGLAVPEPDQGYFRALHENKRIYFAQTTALDISATHIRKAVNQGKSIAFLAPESVEKYIKRQGLYL, via the coding sequence ATGCGCTTAGGAATATACGGAGGAACATTCGACCCCATCCATATCGGACATTTACGCATGGCCGTGGAGGTGCAGGAGAAGTTCTCTCTGGATAAAGTCGTGCTCATTCCCTGCAATACGCCGCCCCATAAGGAAAACGGCGCCGCCGCCTCGGCCCGGGACAGATTGGCCATGGTTCGCATGGCCGTGGAGGGCAGGGCCGGCCTGGAAGCCTCGGACATGGAAATACGCCAGGGAGGCCCATCCTACACCGTGGCCACTTTGGAGGCTTTGCAGTCCCCTGACAAGGAGATTTTCTTTATCCTGGGCCTGGACGCCTTTTTGGAGATTCATACCTGGAAGGAATATGAGCGCCTTTTTTCCCTGGCGCACTTCATAGTCCTGGCCCGGCCGTGGCAGGGGGGCAGGGCGGAAATGTTTCACGTGGAACAGTATATCCGGGAGAACCTGCCGGGTTTGGCCGTCCCGGAGCCTGACCAGGGATATTTCAGGGCCTTACACGAAAACAAGCGGATTTACTTTGCACAGACAACGGCGCTGGATATTTCCGCCACCCATATTCGCAAGGCCGTGAACCAGGGAAAAAGCATTGCTTTTCTGGCGCCCGAATCCGTGGAAAAATATATTAAACGACAAGGACTATATTTATGA
- the jag gene encoding RNA-binding cell elongation regulator Jag/EloR: MNSNVEFEGKTAEDAVELACKELGVSKKQLKYDVLSYGSTGIFGLVGVKKARIRVYPPAANAEAKKGRKSGAAKGKGRKPKKAAEPKPAQVEEEPATQEACEPAAENAPEPVEATIAEEVPETQEHQEDQTAIEEAQAMEADLADDADENEPNEAAEDDPNLEQCMELAIEASVTMARTIAEEAAGKASQNEDGDIVVTLECEKPAVLIGRRGQTLDAIQYLVEKIVNRARSKKIRVRVDAGDYLLKREESLIKQAKRLGAKVRKSGKPASFSPMSAHDRRIVHLALKNEKGIRTQSKGNGYLRKLVVFPQRGQAKKQS; this comes from the coding sequence ATGAATTCGAACGTGGAATTTGAAGGAAAAACAGCGGAAGACGCTGTGGAACTCGCTTGCAAGGAATTAGGAGTCAGTAAGAAGCAGCTTAAATACGATGTATTGTCCTATGGATCCACTGGCATTTTCGGCTTGGTAGGGGTAAAAAAAGCACGCATTCGCGTCTATCCTCCGGCAGCCAACGCAGAGGCGAAAAAAGGCCGCAAGTCGGGCGCCGCCAAGGGCAAGGGCAGGAAGCCGAAAAAAGCCGCGGAACCCAAGCCTGCGCAGGTTGAAGAAGAGCCTGCTACGCAGGAGGCTTGCGAACCGGCTGCGGAAAATGCCCCCGAACCCGTGGAAGCGACAATCGCCGAGGAAGTTCCCGAAACTCAGGAGCATCAGGAAGACCAGACGGCTATAGAAGAGGCTCAGGCAATGGAAGCCGACTTGGCAGACGATGCAGACGAAAACGAGCCTAACGAAGCCGCCGAAGACGATCCCAACCTGGAGCAATGCATGGAACTGGCCATAGAGGCGTCCGTCACCATGGCCCGCACCATTGCCGAGGAAGCCGCCGGAAAGGCCTCCCAGAACGAGGACGGCGACATAGTCGTCACCCTGGAATGCGAGAAGCCGGCGGTGCTTATTGGGCGCCGCGGCCAGACATTGGACGCCATCCAGTACCTGGTGGAAAAAATCGTCAACCGCGCCCGCAGCAAAAAAATCAGGGTGCGTGTGGACGCCGGCGATTATCTGCTCAAGCGGGAGGAAAGCCTGATCAAGCAGGCCAAGCGCCTTGGCGCCAAGGTAAGAAAATCCGGAAAGCCTGCCAGTTTCAGCCCCATGAGCGCTCATGACCGCAGGATCGTGCACCTTGCCTTGAAAAACGAAAAAGGCATCCGCACCCAGAGCAAAGGCAACGGCTATTTGCGCAAGCTGGTCGTATTCCCCCAAAGGGGGCAGGCCAAGAAACAATCCTGA
- the rsfS gene encoding ribosome silencing factor translates to MSKDLPQELAPFFDALGQRKARGLVGLDVRGISSVADFMVICSGLSNRQVAAMAEHVERHMKKRKQKALGVEGKTEGQWVLLDYDDVIVHIFHDSARDFYDLEGLWADAKRYYPKGRPEEQEGEDE, encoded by the coding sequence ATGAGCAAAGACCTACCGCAGGAGTTGGCTCCGTTCTTTGACGCCTTGGGGCAAAGAAAGGCCCGAGGCCTGGTGGGGCTGGACGTACGCGGCATATCCTCCGTGGCGGACTTCATGGTCATATGCAGCGGCCTGTCCAACCGGCAGGTGGCGGCCATGGCCGAGCACGTGGAGCGCCACATGAAAAAACGCAAGCAAAAAGCCCTGGGCGTGGAGGGAAAGACGGAGGGCCAATGGGTGCTCCTGGATTACGACGATGTCATCGTCCATATATTCCACGACTCCGCCAGGGATTTTTACGATCTGGAAGGTTTGTGGGCGGACGCCAAGCGCTATTATCCCAAGGGCCGGCCGGAAGAACAGGAAGGTGAAGATGAGTAA
- the mnmE gene encoding tRNA uridine-5-carboxymethylaminomethyl(34) synthesis GTPase MnmE: protein MNLSQTIAAIATPPGVGGIGVIRISGPLSSSILKSIFQPAHSSFDIWPPEAYKLIRGKIVDPKTTAVKDEVLAVFMPGPGTYTGEDVAEIQGHGGPVVLSAVLETVLSQGARLAEPGEFTRRAFLNGRMDLSQAEAVVDLIHARTSRAAKTAAAHVGGALKCRVEDILDSIMECRAHIEAALDFSDDTGDGETKWILAKLDQGVIPPLRELAEAAELGKAHMEGLRAAIVGRPNVGKSSLMNALAGQERSIVTETPGATRDVIREPVLIRGLHFTLSDTAGLRTSSDAVEMIGMQRAKDAMGESDLVMLVVEAGSDLSPEDQELRRQAEHSCNRVLMVYNKMDLHPGFIPSPVRDYAPVAVSAKTGQGLDGLRRAMENSLRQGRELDAAPGIIPNLRQKGALESALESATEARGRILEEAWELAAFDMEEAQKSLEQVLGLGVSPDILDRIFSDFCIGK from the coding sequence ATGAACCTTTCTCAAACCATTGCAGCCATCGCCACCCCTCCCGGAGTAGGCGGCATCGGCGTTATACGCATATCAGGCCCCCTATCCTCTTCCATCTTAAAAAGCATTTTTCAGCCGGCGCACTCATCCTTCGATATTTGGCCGCCCGAAGCGTATAAACTGATTCGGGGAAAAATCGTCGATCCCAAGACCACCGCAGTCAAGGACGAAGTCCTGGCCGTGTTTATGCCCGGCCCTGGAACCTATACAGGAGAGGACGTTGCCGAGATTCAGGGGCACGGAGGCCCGGTGGTTTTAAGCGCGGTGCTGGAGACGGTGCTGTCCCAGGGGGCCCGCCTGGCCGAACCCGGGGAGTTCACCCGCCGGGCGTTTTTAAATGGCCGCATGGACCTCTCCCAGGCCGAAGCCGTGGTGGACCTCATCCACGCCCGCACCTCCCGGGCGGCGAAAACCGCAGCCGCGCATGTGGGCGGCGCTCTTAAATGCCGTGTGGAAGACATACTGGACTCCATCATGGAATGCCGAGCCCACATTGAGGCCGCCCTGGATTTTTCGGATGATACGGGCGACGGCGAAACAAAATGGATCCTGGCCAAACTGGACCAAGGCGTCATTCCTCCCTTAAGAGAGCTGGCGGAAGCCGCCGAGCTGGGCAAAGCCCATATGGAAGGGCTAAGGGCCGCCATTGTCGGCCGTCCCAATGTGGGCAAGTCCAGCCTTATGAACGCCCTGGCCGGCCAGGAACGGTCCATCGTCACGGAGACTCCGGGCGCCACCCGGGACGTGATCCGAGAGCCCGTGCTTATTCGAGGCCTGCACTTCACGTTGTCCGACACGGCGGGGCTGCGCACCTCCTCGGACGCCGTAGAGATGATCGGTATGCAAAGGGCCAAAGACGCCATGGGCGAATCCGATTTGGTCATGCTAGTCGTCGAGGCCGGAAGCGACCTTTCCCCTGAAGACCAGGAGTTGCGGCGTCAGGCCGAACACTCCTGCAACCGCGTGTTGATGGTTTACAACAAGATGGATCTGCACCCTGGATTTATCCCCTCCCCTGTCAGGGATTACGCCCCCGTGGCGGTCAGCGCAAAAACCGGCCAGGGTCTGGACGGCCTCCGCCGGGCCATGGAAAACTCTTTGAGGCAGGGGCGGGAGCTGGACGCCGCGCCCGGAATCATTCCCAATCTCCGGCAAAAGGGCGCCCTGGAAAGCGCTTTAGAAAGCGCAACCGAAGCCCGGGGTCGCATTTTGGAGGAGGCTTGGGAGCTTGCGGCCTTTGACATGGAGGAGGCCCAAAAATCCCTGGAGCAAGTCCTGGGGCTTGGCGTTTCTCCCGACATTTTGGATCGCATCTTTTCCGATTTTTGCATAGGAAAATAG
- a CDS encoding zinc ribbon domain-containing protein: MSFETKEQILDKIMHTPVPVCPHCGQAMKIWEVPPVNFSDGLGWGEPYLFVCFNDECPPFVSGWSHFEEEHGHCASTRCFCYPSSGQFEFMPVFSKVGGTGQIVDEEILAKMEQEKVAIKEGFASLAQAYADKDAKVPLALLLDACAPGRVRIKAADMLEELGDVDCLEALLNKKFGNRLIKEAVEKTIKAVMERTFTRECPYCAEIVKQRAKVCKHCGKDLTE, from the coding sequence ATGAGCTTTGAGACCAAAGAGCAAATACTTGATAAAATCATGCACACGCCTGTTCCTGTATGCCCGCATTGCGGCCAGGCCATGAAAATTTGGGAAGTGCCGCCTGTAAACTTCTCGGACGGTCTGGGATGGGGCGAGCCGTATCTTTTTGTCTGCTTCAATGACGAGTGTCCGCCTTTTGTCTCAGGCTGGAGCCACTTTGAAGAAGAGCACGGACATTGCGCATCCACGCGGTGTTTTTGCTATCCCAGCTCCGGACAGTTTGAGTTCATGCCTGTTTTTTCCAAGGTGGGCGGCACCGGCCAAATTGTGGACGAGGAAATTTTGGCCAAAATGGAACAGGAAAAAGTCGCCATCAAGGAGGGCTTTGCCTCCCTGGCCCAGGCTTACGCTGACAAGGACGCCAAGGTCCCCTTAGCCCTTCTTTTGGACGCCTGCGCTCCCGGCAGGGTCCGCATCAAGGCGGCGGACATGCTGGAGGAGTTGGGCGACGTGGATTGCCTGGAGGCTTTGCTCAATAAAAAATTCGGGAATCGGCTGATTAAGGAGGCTGTGGAAAAAACCATTAAGGCGGTCATGGAACGGACATTCACCAGGGAATGCCCTTATTGTGCGGAGATTGTCAAGCAACGCGCCAAAGTGTGCAAACATTGCGGCAAGGATTTGACGGAATAA
- a CDS encoding AAA family ATPase: MHVCEARLRVDLFPDVDVYPFNLDVFTKTESLEFTRPVTFFTGENGTGKSTLLKAICQRCGIHIWEGAHRVRLENNPWEKTLWKAVQVTWERGRVSGAFFGSQIFQNFAFLVEEWETTSPGVLEYYGGKSLVTQSHGQSLMSFFSAVTKRPGLYFLDEPETALSPKTQLVLLDLLAEANEKGESQFIIASHSPILMSCPDSVIYSFDQAPIGPIAYKDTDHFKVYADFMEGMK; encoded by the coding sequence ATGCATGTTTGCGAAGCGCGCCTGCGGGTGGACCTTTTCCCGGATGTGGATGTTTATCCTTTTAACCTGGATGTCTTCACGAAGACGGAAAGCCTGGAATTTACGCGGCCTGTGACCTTTTTTACTGGGGAGAACGGCACGGGGAAATCCACGTTGTTAAAGGCTATCTGTCAAAGGTGCGGCATCCACATCTGGGAGGGCGCCCATAGGGTTCGCCTGGAAAACAATCCTTGGGAAAAGACCCTGTGGAAGGCCGTGCAGGTGACCTGGGAACGAGGCCGGGTTTCCGGGGCTTTTTTTGGGTCCCAGATTTTCCAGAACTTCGCGTTTTTGGTGGAAGAGTGGGAAACCACCAGCCCGGGCGTCCTGGAGTATTACGGAGGGAAGTCCCTGGTAACCCAATCCCACGGCCAATCCTTGATGTCCTTTTTCTCAGCCGTGACCAAAAGGCCGGGGTTGTATTTTTTGGACGAGCCGGAGACCGCTTTATCCCCAAAGACTCAATTGGTTCTTCTGGACCTGCTTGCCGAGGCCAATGAAAAAGGGGAGTCCCAGTTTATTATTGCGTCCCACTCCCCCATATTGATGAGTTGCCCCGACTCCGTCATATACAGTTTCGACCAGGCGCCTATCGGCCCTATCGCCTATAAGGACACGGACCATTTCAAGGTCTACGCCGACTTTATGGAGGGTATGAAATAA